The Coriobacteriia bacterium nucleotide sequence GCGCCCCCCAACCATCGGAAGGGACGACGTGAGCCACACGAGAACCACGCTGACCGACCTCGAACGCCGCGTGCTCGACGAGATCCAGACCCGCTTCCCGATCGACCCCGAGCCCTACGCGGTGCTGGGCGAGAGGCTGGGCACCAACGCGGAGCAGGTGCTCGAGTCCGTCGCGCGGCTGCGCGAGGGCGGCGTCGTCCGCCGGATCGGCGCGATCTTCGACTCGCACCG carries:
- a CDS encoding Lrp/AsnC family transcriptional regulator; translation: MSHTRTTLTDLERRVLDEIQTRFPIDPEPYAVLGERLGTNAEQVLESVARLREGGVVRRIGAIFDSHR